In Sorghum bicolor cultivar BTx623 chromosome 10, Sorghum_bicolor_NCBIv3, whole genome shotgun sequence, one genomic interval encodes:
- the LOC8076198 gene encoding ATPase 6, plasma membrane-type, translating to MASISPETIGGDVNLSKIPVEEVFKTLKCDRKGLSSTEGENRLRTFGPNKLEEKKENNLLKFLGFMWNPLSWVMEMAAIMAIALANGGGRPPDWQDFVGIVSLLFINSTISYIEEANAGNAAAALMAGLAPKTKLLRDGRWEEQDAAILVPGDIISIKLGDIIPADARLLEGDPLKIDQSALTGESLPVNKHPGQEVFSGSTVKQGEIEAVVIATGVRTFFGKAAHLVDSTNNVGHFQQVLTAIGNFCIISIAAGMLVEVVVMYPIQHRAYRDGIDNLLVLLIGGIPIAMPTVLSVTMAIGSHRLSQQGAITKRMTAIEEMAGMDMLCSDKTGTLTLNKLTVDKSLIEVYSKGVDKDMVLLYAARASRVENQDAIDTCIVNMLADPKEARAGIQEVHFLPFNPVEKRTAITYIDGNGDWHRVSKGAPEQIIELCNMGAEAEKKVHALIDGYADRGLRSLGVSYQQVPEKSKESAGEPWQFIGLLPLFDPPRHDSAETIRRALHLGVNVKMITGDQLAIGKETGRRLGMGTNMYPSTTLLGDKNSTVNGMHIDELIEKADGFAGVFPEHKYEIVKRLQDRNHICGMTGDGVNDAPALKKADIGIAVDDATDAARSASDIVLTEPGLSVIVSAVLTSRSIFQRMKNYTIYAVSITIRIVLGFLLIALIWKFDFAPFMVLIIAILNDGTIMTISKDRVKPSPTPDSWKLDEIFATGIVLGTYMAIVTAIFFYLAHDTDFFTAVFGVQSIKENDRELMAALYLQVSIISQALIFVTRSRSWSFVERPGFLLLFAFFAAQLVATCIAVYANWDFCRMQGIGWAWGGAIWIFSIVTYIPLDVLKFMIRAALRGKAAGSNVQNK from the exons ATGGCGTCCATCTCCCCGGAGACCATCGGCGGGGACGTCAATCTG TCCAAGATTCCGGTGGAGGAGGTGTTCAAGACGCTGAAATGCGACCGCAAGGGGCTGTCCAGCACGGAGGGCGAGAATAGGCTCAGGACGTTCGGACCCAACAAgctggaggagaagaaggagaacaaCCTGCTCAAGTTCCTGGGCTTCATGTGGAACCCGCTCTCTTGGGTCATGGAGATGGCGGCCATCATGGCCATCGCGCTCGCCAACGGCGGCGGCAGGCCGCCCGACTGGCAGGACTTCGTCGGGATCGTCTCTctgctcttcatcaactccacaATCAGCTACATCGAGGAGGCCAACGCCGGGAACGCCGCCGCGGCGCTCATGGCTGGGCTGGCGCCCAAGACCAAGCTGCTGAGGGACGGCAGGTGGGAGGAGCAGGACGCGGCGATCCTCGTGCCCGGTGACATCATCAGCATCAAGCTCGGCGACATCATCCCCGCCGACGCCAGGCTGCTCGAGGGCGACCCGCTCAAGATCGACCAGTCGGCGCTCACCGGCGAGTCGCTCCCCGTGAACAAGCACCCTGGGCAGGAGGTGTTCTCGGGCTCAACGGTGAAGCAGGGTGAGATCGAGGCCGTCGTCATCGCCACCGGCGTCCGCACCTTCTTCGGCAAGGCGGCGCACCTCGTCGACAGCACCAACAACGTCGGCCACTTCCAGCAGGTGCTCACGGCCATCGGCAACTTCTGCATCATCTCCATCGCCGCCGGCATGCTGGTCGAGGTCGTCGTCATGTACCCGATCCAGCACCGCGCCTACCGCGACGGCATCGACAACCTCCTCGTGCTGCTCATCGGCGGGATCCCCATCGCCATGCCCACCGTGCTCTCGGTCACCATGGCCATCGGCTCCCACCGCCTGTCGCAGCAGGGGGCCATCACCAAGCGCATGACGGCCATCGAGGAGATGGCCGGCATGGACATGCTCTGCAGCGACAAGACCGGCACCCTCACCCTCAACAAGCTCACCGTCGACAAGTCCCTCATCGAGGTCTACTCCAAGGGCGTCGACAAGGACATGGTGCTCCTCTACGCCGCGAGGGCCTCCCGCGTCGAGAACCAGGACGCCATCGACACCTGTATCGTGAACATGCTCGCCGACCCCAAGGAGGCCCGCGCTGGCATCCAGGAAGTCCACTTCCTCCCCTTCAACCCGGTCGAGAAGCGCACGGCCATCACCTACATCGACGGCAACGGCGACTGGCACAGGGTCAGCAAGGGCGCTCCCGAGCAGATCATCGAGCTCTGCAACATGGGCGCCGAGGCCGAGAAGAAGGTCCATGCCCTGATCGACGGGTACGCCGACCGCGGCCTCCGGTCGCTCGGCGTGTcgtaccagcaggtgccggagaagagcaaggagagcGCTGGCGAGCCGTGGCAGTTCATCGGCCTCCTGCCCCTGTTCGACCCGCCGAGGCACGACAGCGCAGAGACCAtccgccgcgcgctccacctggGCGTCAACGTGAAGATGATCACCGGTGACCAGCTCGCCATCGGCAAGGAGACCGGCCGCCGGCTCGGCATGGGCACCAACATGTACCCTTCCACCACGCTCCTGGGCGACAAGAACAGCACGGTGAACGGCATGCACATCGACGAGCTCATCGAGAAGGCCGACGGCTTCGCGGGTGTCTTCCCCGAGCACAAGTACGAGATCGTGAAGCGGCTGCAGGACCGGAACCACATCTGCGGCATGACCGGCGACGGCGTGAACGACGCGCCGGCGCTGAAGAAGGCGGACATCGGCATCGCCGTGGACGACGCGACGGACGCGGCGCGGAGCGCGTCGGACATCGTGCTGACGGAGCCCGGGCTGAGCGTGATCGTGAGCGCCGTGCTGACGAGCCGCTCCATCTTCCAGCGCATGAAGAACTACACCATCTACGCCGTGTCCATCACCATCCGCATCGTGCTGGGCTTCCTCCTCATCGCGCTCATCTGGAAGTTCGACTTCGCGCCCTTCATGGTGCTCATCATCGCCATCCTCAACGACGGCACCATCATGACCATCTCCAAGGACCGCGTGAAGCCATCGCCCACACCCGACTCGTggaagctcgacgagatcttcgcCACCGGCATCGTGCTCGGAACCTACATGGCCATCGTCACCGCCATCTTCTTCTACCTCGCCCACGACACCGATTTCTTCACG GCCGTGTTCGGCGTGCAGTCGATCAAGGAGAACGACAGGGAGCTGATGGCGGCGCTGTACCTGCAAGTGAGCATCATCAGCCAGGCGCTCATCTTCGTGACGCGGTCCCGGAGCTGGTCGTTCGTGGAGCGGCCGGGATTCCTCCTGCTCTTCGCCTTCTTCGCCGCCCAGCTGGTGGCGACGTGCATCGCGGTGTACGCCAACTGGGACTTCTGCCGCATGCAGGGGATCGGCTGGGCGTGGGGCGGCGCCATCTGGATCTTCAGCATCGTCACCTACATCCCGCTCGACGTGCTCAAGTTCATGATCCGCGCCGCGCTCAGAGGCAAGGCCGCGGGCAGCAACGTCCAGAACAAG TGA
- the LOC8076197 gene encoding uncharacterized protein LOC8076197, protein MLPPLSSAPSRLLPRRTVASATASSPSPSPSPSPSRAGGHGRRPLRYAVLGAGFAGLSVAWHLLKHSPRDSRVSVDIYDENGVGGGASGVSGGLLHPYSPKVKLLWRGAEFWKESMDLLRSAEQANRTTGADITNEDDNLIWRRGIVRPPTTEKAADILLENVQSCLESCSLQLLDSDAAQRLIPGLRTPFDFAVYMPLALNVNPKKYLQALFSACQNLADEASSLPSEQKEFKLYKQHVDDLHHLAGNYDSVIVCLGAKVRSLPELANKLPLRTCRGVIAEFKLPSDTIEEYGSQSPSILSDAWLAFQGPRSVSIGSTWQWKSENDSSTVSDEESLTAMEELLPKASGVYPRINKWDFVGARAGIRAMPPLTANGSLPLLGCLDDLLGKKSNCTFWIVGGLGARGLLYHGLVGKLTAKAVISCDENIIPSEFTCWNTIKP, encoded by the exons ATGTTGCCCCCGCTTTCTTCGGCTCCTTCCCGTCTGCTCCCCAGGCGAACTGTCGCTTCCGCCACCGCCTCCTCGCCCTCGCCTTCGCCTTCGCCTTCGCCTTCGCGCGCAGGAGGGCACGGCCGCCGCCCCCTGCGCTACGCTGTCCTGGGCGCCGGCTTCGCGGGTCTCTCCGTCGCGTGGCACCTCCTCAAG CATAGCCCGAGGGATTCTCGCGTGTCGGTGGACATCTACGACGAGAACGGGGTCGGGGGAGGTGCGTCGGGCGTCTCGGGAGGGCTTCTCCATCCCTACTCGCCTAAAG TGAAGCTTCTCTGGAGGGGTGCTGAGTTCTGGAAAGAGAGCATGGATCTCCTTCGAAGCGCAGAGCAAGCAAACAGAACCACGGGGGCAGATATAACTAATGAAGATGATAACCTTATCTGGAGAAG GGGAATTGTACGGCCGCCTACAACTGAGAAGGCTGCAGACATATTGCTGGAG AATGTTCAGAGTTGCCTCGAGAGTTGCAGCCTTCAACTGCTTGATTCTGATGCCGCACAGCGTCTGATCCCTGGGTTGCGTACCCCATTTGACTTTGCAGTTTACATGCCACTGGCACTGAACGTCAACCCTAAGAAATATCTACAG GCACTGTTCTCTGCATGCCAAAATCTGGCAGATGAAGCATCCTCATTACCAAGTGAGCAGAAAGAGTTCAAGCTATACAAGCAACATGTTGATGATCTACACCATTTGGCAG GAAATTATGATTCGGTGATCGTCTGCCTTGGGGCCAAGGTTCGCTCACTTCCTGAACTTGCAAATAAGTTGCCTCTTAGGACCTGTAGAGGAGTTATCGCTGAATTTAAGTTGCCATCCGATACAAT AGAAGAGTATGGCAGTCAAAGCCCTTCAATCTTATCTGATGCATGGCTGGCATTCCAAGGTCCCCGATCTGTTTCTATCGGATCAACTTGGCAATGGAAGTCTGAGAACGATTCTTCAACTGTATCTGATGAAGAATCTCTTACTGCAATGGAAGAGTTGCTCCCAAAAGCTTCTGGCGTATATCCAAGAATAAATAAATGGGATTTTGTAGGTGCAAGAGCTGGAATTCGAGCCATGCCTCCACTTACAGCTAATGGGTCGTTGCCACTGTTGGGTTGTTTGGACGATTTACTAGGCAAGAAGAGCAACTGCACATTTTGGATAGTTGGTGGACTTGGTGCAAGAGGTCTTCTGTATCATGGTTTAGTTGGAAAGTTGACTGCCAAAGCTGTGATTTCCTGTGATGAAAACATAATACCTTCTGAGTTCACATGCTGGAATACAATTAAGCCTTAG
- the LOC110430977 gene encoding uncharacterized protein LOC110430977, producing MPRVTPVGASLILEHVLADPSVPAAVVNKLLVALPVPSHPTPRLRRAVLLRRLAADPVSESSLDTLQLLAALPAPASPIAAAHIAVAAYLAVSASDFDDAAGALFARPNGRVRLAVDEGGSSALASDEIMTTVDQFEAAVGNSFSQAVLRGLWGDRSATEERVRDLLAAEWAAIGPSLLVQAAERIVGDGAVETWRAADEATRAKLRILAGEERTHEILSKLEEPTSSANPISTPAVEKVINSLKTSCAELHSVVEDPLPAAKAVADEVLAARMEKSVSLDAEEARGQPTTCGTAGPSAPNDKGKGPSTGKPHSLMDWNPTARTFQWEESPGPESSEPSLRRPHLPSPRRAPVSPLPPGENKNRRRRARKWCLLEEEALRQGVEQYGSGNWKDILNNNPDVFIGRTPVDLKDKWRNMINR from the exons ATGCCGCGGGTGACGCCGGTCGGCGCGAGTCTCATCCTGGAGCACGTCCTGGCCGACCCCTCGGTCCCCGCCGCCGTGGTCAACAAGCTCCTCGTCGCGCTCCCCGTCCCCTCCCACCCGACCCCGCGCCTCCGCCGCGcggtcctcctccgccgcctcgCCGCCGACCCGGTCTCCGAATCCTCCCTCGACACGCTCCAGCTCCTGGCCGCGCTCCCCGCCCCCGCATCCCCAATCGCCGCCGCCCACATCGCCGTCGCGGCCTACCTCGCAGTCTCCGCGTCCGACTTCGACGACGCCGCGGGGGCGCTCTTCGCGCGTCCCAACGGCCGCGTGCGCCTCGCGGTCGACGAGGGAGGGTCCTCCGCGCTCGCATCcgatgagatcatgaccacagTGGACCAGTTCGAGGCCGCCGTCGGGAACTCCTTCTCTCAGGCCGTCCTCAGGGGCCTGTGGGGCGACCGGTCCGCCACGGAGGAGCGGGTCAGGGACCTCCTCGCCGCCGAGTGGGCTGCCATTGGGCCGTCGCTGCTCGTGCAGGCGGCTGAGCGGATCGTCGGGGATGGGGCCGTCGAGACATGGCGTGCCGCGGATGAGGCCACCCGTGCCAAGCTCCGCATTTTGG CTGGGGAAGAAAGAACACATGAGATTCTCAGCAAACTTGAAGAACCTACCTCCAGTGCAAATCCAATTTCAACACCAGCTGTTGAGAAGGTAATTAACTCGCTCAAAACAAGCTGTGCTGAGCTTCACAGTGTTGTGGAGGATCCGCTTCCAGCTGCGAAGGCAGTTGCAGATGAGGTATTGGCTGCAAGGATGGAGAAAAGCGTTAGTTTGGATGCTGAAGAAGCAAGAGGTCAACCAACAACTTGTGGCACTGCAGGCCCGAGCGCTCCTAATGATAAAGGCAAGGGTCCAAGTACAGGTAAACCTCACAGCCTTATGGATTGGAACCCAACAGCACGCACCTTTCAG TGGGAGGAATCACCTGGTCCTGAGAGTTCAGAACCGTCATTACGCAGACCACACTTGCCTAGCCCAAGGAGAGCACCAGTTTCTCCTTTGCCACCGGGAGAAAACAAAAATAGGCGTAGAAGGGCTAGGAAGTGGTGCTTGTTAGAAGAAGAAGCACTAAGACAGGGTGTTGAACA GTATGGTAGTGGCAATTGGAAGGACATTTTAAATAACAACCCTGACGTTTTTATCGGCAGAACACCG GTGGACTTGAAGGATAAGTGGAGGAATATGATCAACCGTTAG